From Blastochloris viridis, one genomic window encodes:
- a CDS encoding tetratricopeptide repeat protein, which produces MYDGRPNSPGGFCRGSLLALTVGLGLLAGGCASTGNVTGSVAPSSDTGKGDWRQRVDSLSGRYRQNPGDPRVAVDYALALRATGQREQAVAVLQQATLRNPKDKAVAGAYGRSLADNGQFEPALEALSRAHSPDQPDWRILNVQGAVLDQMGRNADARKVYQQALTISPEEPAVLSNLGLSHMLSRELSQAEAVLRRAAEQPRTDARIRQNLALVIGLQGRFEEAERLVSKDLPPTEAQANVAYLRTMLSQPNNWQKIGAAGETSASAGKPAPRPGAAVVAAHAPASTSTH; this is translated from the coding sequence ATGTACGACGGTCGGCCTAATTCCCCTGGCGGTTTCTGCCGTGGTTCGTTGCTGGCCTTGACGGTCGGTCTCGGGCTGTTGGCCGGCGGCTGCGCCAGCACTGGCAACGTGACAGGATCGGTGGCGCCCTCATCCGACACCGGGAAGGGCGATTGGCGCCAGCGCGTCGACAGCCTGTCCGGGCGCTACCGCCAGAACCCGGGCGATCCGCGCGTCGCGGTCGACTACGCGCTGGCGCTGCGCGCCACCGGGCAGCGCGAGCAGGCAGTCGCGGTGCTGCAGCAGGCGACGCTGCGCAACCCCAAGGACAAGGCCGTGGCCGGTGCCTATGGCCGCTCGCTCGCCGATAACGGTCAGTTCGAACCCGCGCTGGAGGCGCTGTCGCGGGCCCATTCGCCCGACCAGCCGGATTGGCGCATCCTCAACGTTCAGGGAGCGGTGCTCGATCAAATGGGACGCAATGCCGACGCACGAAAAGTCTACCAGCAGGCCTTGACGATCAGCCCTGAGGAGCCTGCCGTGCTGTCCAATCTTGGATTGTCGCACATGTTGTCGCGGGAATTATCGCAGGCGGAAGCGGTGCTGCGCCGGGCGGCGGAACAGCCGCGGACGGACGCCCGCATTCGGCAAAACCTTGCTCTCGTGATCGGGCTGCAGGGTCGGTTCGAAGAGGCCGAACGGCTGGTGAGCAAGGACCTGCCGCCGACCGAAGCCCAGGCCAACGTCGCCTATCTGCGCACGATGCTGTCCCAGCCGAACAACTGGCAGAAAATCGGCGCCGCCGGCGAGACGTCGGCTTCGGCCGGCAAGCCGGCCCCGCGTCCGGGAGCCGCGGTTGTCGCCGCGCACGCGCCGGCCAGCACGTCGACCCATTGA